The Leptodactylus fuscus isolate aLepFus1 chromosome 5, aLepFus1.hap2, whole genome shotgun sequence genome segment aaacttttgctcagCTATACAATCTATATACCTGCTATATAATCGAGACACAGTCTTGATCTaggcacacaatataatctatatatacagtcctatgaaaaagtttgggcacccctattaatcttaatcatttttagttctaaatattttggtgtttgcagcagccatttcagtttgatatatctaataactgatggacacagtaatatttcaggattgaaatgaggtttattgtactaacagaaaatgcgcaatatgcattaaaccaaaatttgaccggtgcaaaagtatgggcacctcaacagaaaagtgacattaatatttagtagatcctccttttgcaaagataacagcctctagtcgcttcctgtagcttttaatcagttcctggatcctggatgaaggtattttggacaaacaattcaagttcagttaagttagatggtcgccgagcatggacagcccgcttcaaatcatcccacagatgttcaatgatattcaggtctggggactgggatggccattccagaacattgtaattgttcctctgcatgaatgcctgaggatttggagcggtgttttggatcattgtcttgctgaaatatccatccccggcgtaacttcaacttcgtcactgattcttgaacattattctcaagaatctgctgatactgagtggaatccatgcgactctcaactttaacaagattcccggtgccggcattggccacacagccccaaagcatgatggaacctccaccaaattttacagtgggtagcatgtgtttttcttggaatgctgtttctttttggacgccatgcataacgccttttttttataaccaaacaactcaatttttgtttccaaaatgaagctgccttgtccaaatgtgctttttcatacctcaggcaactctatttgtggcgtacgtgcagaaacggcttctttctcatcactctcccatacagcttctccttgtgcaaagtgcgctgtatagttgaccgatgcacagtgacaccatctgcagcaagatgatgctgcagctctttggaggtggtctgtggattgtccttgactgttctcaccattcttcttctctgcctttctgatatttttcttggcctgccacttctgggcttaacaagaactgtccctgtggtcttccatttccttactatgttcctcacagtggaaactgacaggttaaatctctgagacaactttttgtatccttccgctgaacaactatgttgaacaatctttgttttcagatcatttgagagttgttttgagtagcccatgatgccactcttcagaggagattcaaataggagatcaacttgcaattggccaccttaaataccttttcttatgattggatacatctggttatgaaggtcaaagctcactgaggttacaaaaccaattatgtgcttcagtaagtcagtaaaaagtagttaggagtattcaaatcaataaaatgataagggtgcccatacttttgcaccggtcaaattttggtttaatgcatattgcgcattttctgttagtacaataaacctcatttcaatcctgaaatattactgtgtccatcagttattagatatatcaaactgaaatggctgttgcaaacaccaaaatatttagaactaaaaatgattaagattaataggggtgcccaaactttttcataggactgtacattataTCGGGGATCAGGAATCTTTGGCACTCCAattgctgtggaactacaactcccagcaagctcTCTTTTCACTTCTATGGGTAGAGAGGAGCAAGCAGGCactctgggacttgtagtcccacAACAGCTAACGTGCTCAtgcatacactacatatacaaaCCATATAATCCGAAACTGGCCGAGAACGACTGGGCGCAGAAGAGCTCAAAGTCCTCAGCTACAAAGTATCGCACAGGCCAAGCGTCCGTGTCCACATCTCCGGAGGACAAGCCTTGATCTTTAAGGTGGAAAAATGGGAACATGTTCTTTCGCTGAAATGAAAGgaatagggctgagccgatcttgagattttaggatcgattttaaaatccgatttacgatcattttccagctgatcgcaatcgtgaaatttgctcgatcaccgatcggaatccgatcctgatcgctcaaccctagtcaatgcttctcgatgagaaaagtcacttttagggttgagtcgatcaattcgatttccgatcatttttcggtcgatcccgatcctgatcgtgaaatttgctcgatccgatcttatccgatcccgatcactcaccTCTAATGTCTAACGAAGATAGAGATCTCATACCTGTACTGCACTtctgtgcccatcacatgaccagaacATGCGCCCCCATAATTCCACAAAGGATCCAATGTAGGGTCCTATTGACTTACAGTATCATGAACATGTACAATCCACCTGTCCGTAGATATCACCACTCAGCTCAGACTATTGTGCTTAACCATTTCATTGCCATCCCCCTCCTTCCTTACCTTCATGACATCTGCTATCTGCTTCCAGTTATCACTGCTTAGTCGCATTCCAGTCGGGTTGCAGTAAGTTGGCAGCACAACAATTGAAAAGTCGGGAGACTTCTAAGAAATAGAAATCGGACAATTCACATATAATGGGGTAGTTCTAGAAAACACATGAGACAAATGTAAGCTAAAAGAGGGGAGATGTTATTCTCTGGACGAGTCGCCATTTGTGTTTATCCTCTTCACATTAAAGTGGAACtaaacttgtatgtgtttttccatAAATCCTTAGTGCAGGTAAAGGGAACAAATTTTGTAATACGCTTCATGTTAGAAAAATTCtggtttcttcacttatttgcctctttctgccgctgatcaaatctgtacaatagaagtctatggagaggagagctcCACAAAGCAGAGAGATACTGTTCTCTTTCACATCACCGCTGGGTGATCTGGAATGGCTATCCGGCCTTCACCTGACAGAAAGGACTCATTTAATGCTGTCGACggtctcatatctctctccttctcccctcttcattgtaaactgagcctgcttgtgtatggagtatggactTGACTAATATACTTATCTAATAAAACCACCATCAGAGCCATAGGTAGATATAGACGTCACCTCCAGATCTTCTAGCATTTCTGGTAATGCCAGACCCATATGTTCGGTATCCCAAATCCGGTATGGACAGATAGTTGTTAGTCCAGCAGCTTCAAATATCCAATGGTATCTGTCTAATGAAGACAAAAAGACTACAAATCATCCATAAGCTTACAATGCAGCTCTATGTACATGCTAAGGGCTCCACTAAGCAGACTAGGTCGGGGGGTGGGAGAAGTAGCCATCACACATGGGCCATGGTGCTTTAGGGAGCCCTGTTATAGTTGGTGCTAGGATCTTTATTATTGCCTATACAGATAGAAGAGCCATCATTGTAGCACTTTATCTATGTCACAGATGAACCACGAGGGAGTTGTCATTGCTCTGAAGAGATAAATGGTAACGCCATCATTCCTCCCGTTTTCTTTGTGGTTGCAAGTCAAGCAGCAGAGCTCCCACTCAAGTGAATGAAAACTgacctgcagtacctgatctggccactacacagagaacggagctgtccgtttcctgctccattctgaGAACAGCTGATAAGTAGGGAGTGCCGAATGTTTgacccccatcaatctgatattgatgatctatctttaaATTACATTAGAATATTTTAACCCTGTAAGCCCCGTCAAGTCAATTTTGACTAATCTCCCTTGAAATAAAGGCTTGGTCATTATGAATTTTAATATTCTCAATCCTTGTTACCTGTCGGAGGAAAGTTTCCGCACCCTCATACCCGTAACGCAAAGTCCATATTTGCAACAGTGCCAGATAAATGCCCAAACCCACAAAAATTGTCAGGTTGGTCCAACTTtactcttatgtgtatggggcccAAAGGTCCTGCTTTAGAATAGGAAGACAGTATGGCAAGTGACAAGTAATAGATGGGTCCCAATTTTACATCGGGCCCTGAGAgcttccagtgccacctccatgtggaggtatatactgtagagatgagcgaatagtattcgaagctatagtttcgaatacctcgctcccataggaatgaatggaagcagccgaatcGCCGTCGgcgcccattcattcctatagagcgaggtattcgaaactatagcttcgaatactattcgctcatctctacaatatATACATGCAGTGCTAAAGTAATGGAGGATCCTCCAAtgggccccatagaagtgaatggagcaccggtcACACAATAGGTCCCTCATCCTTCTGGTTGCTGGGGACCCAGTGATCGAGACCCCAGCCAAagaacacttatcccctgtcctatgtCCTATTTCCCTGTCCTGTGGTACAACGGTCTATTTCCTTGGATGGTgacccccagaatcattttatctaatGGGCCAAATGGACCTCAGCCAGCACTGTATAGACGTCAATGGAGCCCTCCATTGTTTCCATGCCATTACCGTCTAGATCAGCGACCCGTTGACTATCCTGTAGGATAAAAATGATTCCATAAAGGTCACTGGACAGAAAGTGCACGGAAGCTTCCGCTGTTCTATACTTGATATCCGGATACATTTGGCATAGCAATGCAATATTGTATAACAGTATAGATGGCCGCCGAACGCTCCAACCAGAGATTACGTAAGTAGACAATGGAGGTGCCATCCTATACAATAACATTGCGTGTGATCTCGCCAAGCCAAGGCCCGACTGGCAgagtatttatatatagtctgAATAGCATAGGCCAGGGCCCCCGTACGCTATACACCAGTCGGCCCCTGTTTTTTCCTCCGGCTGCTGTAGCCACCCAGTTCTTCCTGTCATGAAATAAGACAAGAGAAGACGTAGCGAGAGGTCGCTCGGACGACAAGGAGGAAACGAATAAAAATAGACAGATAGTGAGTGATGGGAGTGCGGGCGATGGTCCCAGTAGGCATGCAAGGGTCAGAAGAGAGAACGTACAATACAAGGCACCAGTGGGAAGTCGCTGTATAGATGTGAGATCTCTCCCATGAGCACCTCTAATTGTTATTAGCGTGCCAAGGAGAAGATGTTTACAAATGCCAAAGCTAAAGAGCTCATTGGGAACGTCGGGAAAGCGGATGCCCCGGTGTCATCACTGCAGAGCCCTTGTATACAGGAGCCTTCCGGAGCCAAGTATATGCCATGTCAGATAACTGCTAATGGGACCAGCAATGGGGCTCGGTCTTATAGGTTATGTAATAGCTATGTGGCAGCATTCTGACCGTACTAGAGTGGTGACATTGCTAAGCAAGATGGCCGGTCATTAATTGTATAATTACACTCATTaaccaaataaaaaataaaaaatatatatatattagcatctgCCCACAAACACAtttatcacatttataatattagtaggatgtatacAGTACATGGGGTTGCAAcattaggggcagttcacacggagtaacacgccacacattcaggcacgtatacacagcgcttcaaaacagagcccattcatttcaatgtgtatgCACGcgataccattgaaatcaatgggcctgAAATGTAGCAGCATTAAGcacacgctgagctctgctacaccctcagatgtagcagagctgactattattattattattattcattattatattaattccatggtgctgtacataattatattaattccatggtgctctgtacattattatattaattccatggtgctgtacataattatattaattccatggtgctctgtacattattatattaattccatggtgctgtacattattatattaattctatggtgctgtacattattattagagatgagcgaacagtgaaatatttgaaattcgatattcgtttcgagtagcccctcattattcaactattcgaatgaatatcgaaccctattatagtctatggggaaaaatgctttgtttcaggggaagccacacttcgactcaggagggtcaccaagtccactatgacacccgaggaaatgaggacaacacctctgaaatgcaactgggacagcaggggaagcaagtctgggggcatctaacaaaccaaagtccctctattaccccactatctcatcgggatccctgtcagcttgtgatatgcgggagctgactttttcccataggaatgcatcgaccagcgttgattggctgaataccatacagagtacagcattcggccattcaacgctgaaatgtagcagcattgagcacatgctgagctctgctacaccctcagatgtagcatagctgactatgtgctgaaccctgctacacctgagatgcagcagagctgacagtgtgctgaaccctgctacacctgagatgcagcagagctgacagtgtgctgaaccctgctacacctgagatgcagcagagctgacagtgtgctgaaccctgctacatctcagatgtagcagggttcagaacACAGTCTCTCTGTCTCTTTGTATTCTCCACTCAACAATAGTCTGAACTCCAAGTAATACGACCCCGTCATCTATCGTAAAATGTAGAGTCATTGGTGGTAGAGCATCAGCAATACCATTCTGCAAGTATGACATAGACAACACCACCCATGTCCCATTCTGAAGGTTGATACAACATCGACATATACAAGAAGGAAAATCTCCAAAGTAATCCTTGTCCTGACAAAATCCTATACTCTCCTCCTTTTCtatctccttatattatatataatgactGAAGTCATTGTGCTTGAGAAGGACTATAACATGGCCATTGTTCAGTATTATACGAACCCCCAAGCACCCTTCCACCAAATGCACACAATGGGGttcaaaatggctgatggacaagGTAGTTCCTTTCACCGTATGGAGGCAACTCAGTTCCAATGATAAAAGCTCTTCTCCTAAAGCTCTTGCAGAACTTACCATAAGCAAGTAGAGGCATACAGACCGAAATTCTTTTATCATCACCACACCACCGATGGAGGAACTCTGCTCCTATTCTGAAAGCTCCGGTAGTTCCTGGGGTTTGAACACCACTTGCCTGTCAAAGACAAGAAACATTAGTGGCCATCACTAAACTTTTTCTTCTTGGGTTCCTCCAAAGAGCGATAAGTTCAATTGTAAAGATATCGGAGGGAGGGAAAATTTACTGTTATCTACGCCAGAAAATTGGTGGGGAATTGGCTTATCTTTGGCACACCACCATATTTTCACTACCATGTACCAGTTGGCCTCGGGCTAGCTTAAATTTCGATTCTGATACATAGGACGTTCCAAGATGTTGACAGAAATTTTAAGAGGCCGCATCTGGCACCTCTCCCACTAATTCTGGCAGATGTCCCACCAACAAGAGCACCAGTCTTACTAAATGGTGCCCATTATTACTCGATCTGTAGACTACTCTACTCTACATTTTTAAAAGGAATTCGAGAAACCATAGACAGTCATAAATTCTAGGACAACAATGTCTATGTTCCAAATATTTCCTTCCTTACCTTATTATGTAAGATAGCTTTGCTGTTCTTTCCAAGAGCAAGCTCTGTGACCCCTCGGATGAACTCCTCTACTCCGGAAACTGGAAGATGCTCATAGTTCCTTGTTGGGTCATTGACTATCTGGAGATAGACCTTCCTGACTGGAAGGGGAATCCATGGCTGACCATCCTCAGCTAGAAGGACTATTTAGAAAAACAGAGAATGTTTTTCGCTTTTAGTAACATTCGAAGCATCTTCTCGGAAGTCAGAAGAGCGGTTCCAAAGAGACTTCTTAAAAAAGGTTGCCCAAATGCccccaaaaaatgccccaaaatgTTCTGTTTGGCTTATAAACTCAGCAACTAACAAAGTATACAGTGGTGGCCCATCACTGGTGATGGGAGCAGTGGAGGTAGAGACGGGAGTGCTCCACTCCTCTATGCGTCCACCATGTTGTTTTATTGCTCCTATTAGCCAAATGGAACAATATTTTTTGTGAGGTTTTGGCCAATTCCTGTAATATTCTGTCAAAAACAttacaggctaggttcacatgtggGTCGGactctccattggagactccatcacagaaaCCATTGAAATTCTTtgtatggaggacttttctctccctgATTTTCGGTTTTGAAAGGACGGACACCCACCAACAccttaactataatggggtccaccagtgtcCCTGTGTAACCACTGAAAAAGTATGTTGGCTCTCCATAGTTCACCAGAGGGTGGACTTGAGTGATGAGTgcacaacgctagtgtgaacctagaacaGGACAGATCTGCTTTAAAaccaaaattattcggccccttgtagatggtggtggacttgatgtcatccatgtgtcgCCCATGCACTGGCCTTGTTTCCGTGGTCCCATTAATTCAATGGAGCTATGAAAGCATCTGCAAAACCAGATAAgattaggacctgtcctgagttttgcaaccCGGACACGGGACCATGCATGGTCCAATAGAATGGAATGGGTCAGCGTCTATCCGGGATAAACCCAGACTGCACACTGACCTagcccacggtcgtctgcaagggaccTTAGTCTGGTCTTTAGAGAAAATGACTTCAAGCCTTGGATACGAGACCGGTAAATAATTACGGAAAAATAAAATGTCGTAGGCTTACCTTTTTGTCcaaggaagattttttttctattcctgtCTTTAAGATACGTCTCCTCCTGCTGCGTATCTTCATCCTTTGTAGCTTCAGGAACATCAAGGAACACCGAGAGAGTTGTCATCTCGCTCTTCTCATTTCTTCACCAAGGAGGGATGAGGTAGTAGGTCTTCTGCTCAACAATGACATTTGTTTAGGTAGAAGGAGGAAACTCTTAGGAAATTTCATTACAGAATTTAAGACAATATTCCTACAGAACCCGACTACACCGAGTTTGTTGTCTGTTCCCATGGAATTGGGTAAAGCTTTAGGAACCGTAGATATACAAGAAATGGGAAATTTATATGAAGACTATTAAGACCTAGTAAAGCCATTATTATTTGTTTGACAGGCTCCCCTTAACGAGGGATCCCTAGGTCTGTATACGtaaaaattaaccccttaaagggtttgttcacTATTTTTTGTATAAGGGAACACATATATAAGCTTATCATAAGTGATCAATAGGTGTTGAGTTCCTCCGCTCATACTTCTACCCAATTGCAACaattctgaagattttggtccacAACATCTTCCATTGCTCCATTTCGGTCATCATGTGACCATCCCAGTTCCGCTTCTCATGCTTGTCCTTGGAGTAGAGCCTGGTCGGACACATGATCCAAAGGCAGGAGACCAAACTAGAAGACTTCCAGACCTCAGAAAGTGGTATAATATCCTCAGGGTGGCGAAAGGTGGAGGGTACATGTATATTAGTATAGGATCCATGTCCTTGGGATTCAGGGTATACAGTCTAGGACTTCCAGGCAATGACGTGTTGTCTACACAATCTGGACATCAGGCTCATATTTGCCAACATTTGGATGGGCGATTGTGGCAATGAAAAGTTTCGGAAAAAGCCATGCCCCTTCATGACATCAGCATGCCCCTTGTAGGCAGTAAATGTACTGTCCACATTCTCTTACCGGACATGACTGGTACATTAAGTGCCCCAACGGCATACAAACAGCCCAGGAGATTTGCCAGCTCTTGTGGCATTTTTCAGGAACCTTCCAGGAGGATTTGTTAAGTACGTGTCAGGCTGGTATCACTTACCTAGGCCAATATATCctagtagatagatatataggtttGCCGCTGTGACGTTGAGCTTGCACAAGATTTCTGGACTGGCTATACCGCAGACCATTAGATGGAAGTATAAAATCCATACAGGCTTAAAGACTTTGGATCTGTGAACATATTCACGACTATCTTGATACTGTTGATACTGTGGCAGTAGGCCAACCCATAGGTTCAAGGGCTACTCCGCTCGCTACAATATATCATAACATTAATGAGGTCTGATGTTCTGGATCCTCTCTTAGAACAACGACGAAGGGCTACAAACGTCATTGTTTCTATTCTTTATGTGCAAGTGACTGGGCCAGTCCAACCTTGGTCACTACTCTCAGATCTCCAGCGATCACCGTATTGTGACGACATAACCTTTACATTACTGCATTCTGTGTACTGCTCTGTGGAATAGGCTGGTGCTATAGTAAAATAAAACAATCACCTTGCATGTCTTACCTTCTGCACTAGGATGGATTTCCCCTATACGTGAATCCTTGTATTCCTATGAATACACCATCAGCTTACCAGCCCTTGGAGCTCATTCCTCTGCATAGTATACAGCGCTATCATGTGGCACTCCTGTATACACAGCCTCTGACCACCTGTTACTTCCTTACACCAGTCAGTGTTCCTATTCCTTTATGTCTTTGGTAACTGACTGACTATATTCACCAAGGCGATAAGTCAACAAAGCCGCGAGGACTGTGAGACGACTTGTAATTACATTGTGAAAGGCGAGGGCGTTCCAGAAACAGAGTAGTGTGCCAATGTCTATGTAGCTTGTTATGTGtctgtcagtggcctaaggattCCTAAAGACCGATATAAGTTCCCATAGAGGTTTTGTATGGGCACAGGCAGGCCGCGAGTCTTCACCCCTTAACGTCTGCTACTGcgtaaagcgtaactaaacttttggaaaacTTGATTTTCTGACTGtagttgtgtcattaatacattttgcaatatactttattaaaggaattctagggttagggggataacttcactccttggggagagaccaccatttaggtgtgtggagacttcttaagcctttagcactccactgtgcaagggacaatgggaagaatatgcaaatctgtcttccatgatgtaaattaggaagtcaggtgcctcagtgttgcaaaccaatagagggcgctcactggaatgtgcaagcctgtccctgttccctgatgtaattaataagtctccacacccctaaatggtggtctgtccccaaggagtgacgttatccccctaaccctgtctaagcctctcacctctaccaggttagtcttctctacactgggctgatgaggtgcaataacattgaaatggccgttctcggttgagagactatacctggtaataatcccagcatcattgcaaaacaaaggcctcttggaaggtcgagcatgatgttataGGGAGCAGCCTTTTttttgggccatatcactgagattatgtcttcctaattacatcagggaagacaggcttgcacattccagtgagcgccctctattggtttgcaacactgaggcacctcacttcctaattacatcatggaagatagatttgcatattctttctaaaggaattctagtgatagaacgcactaagtacacataggaataaccttaaaaggccattcttctcttgcctttattattctaatccacaccgccgttccttagcaatatcttctttcttccttatgtaaatgagtcctcacagcactggaggcgtcctgtgtgctgtccaaaaactctccagcgatgcctatATCGACTTCTCTCACGCTcctcttcttcaaaaagcaccaactgcgcatgtccattggccattttcctgtggacggacatgcacagtcgttGCTTTTTGAAGAATGTGCAAAAGAGGCAGAgttggagagttttc includes the following:
- the LOC142204779 gene encoding aspartate aminotransferase, cytoplasmic-like translates to MTTLSVFLDVPEATKDEDTQQEETYLKDRNRKKIFLGQKVLLAEDGQPWIPLPVRKVYLQIVNDPTRNYEHLPVSGVEEFIRGVTELALGKNSKAILHNKASGVQTPGTTGAFRIGAEFLHRWCGDDKRISVCMPLLAYDRYHWIFEAAGLTTICPYRIWDTEHMGLALPEMLEDLEKSPDFSIVVLPTYCNPTGMRLSSDNWKQIADVMKRKNMFPFFHLKDQGLSSGDVDTDAWPVRYFVAEDFELFCAQSFSASFGLYGERIGNLLIVTRSNEILIRVRSQLESLAREIWSTPPCTGSRVVATILNNPALYVEWKDSVQMAVRRLMIIREKIREKLRLLETLKSWDHLTKQIGLFAYTGLTVTQVDLLARKKHIYILPHGQMNVSALNANNLDYVTQSIHDVTVNEN